A region of Lycium barbarum isolate Lr01 chromosome 1, ASM1917538v2, whole genome shotgun sequence DNA encodes the following proteins:
- the LOC132640713 gene encoding BOI-related E3 ubiquitin-protein ligase 1-like — MAVQAQYPSNVHFFNRTVQERKNPLVNDDYSLQPQPGGGSILDHTEMLFNPVVGSNHSCKRKREISTTTGTTVAMNPLMSMQSQPQLIDLTQLHTHQPNVVSTGLRLASGEQLQQQQQHQLQQQYQKQQQQQQQQHSLSPQSSQSSAFYSILTEDMSTIIKQQRDEIEQFLHVQREQLRRTLEEKRRTHYRALLVTAEETIARQLKEKEAEVEKAVGRNAELEARAGQLNAEAQAWQQKARTEEYTAATLQAQLQQAMINGGGGGACNAHVLDEAEDAESGYIDPDRVVESTGPSCKGCRKRVASVVLLPCRHLCVCTDCDAVVQTCPLCHSIRSSSVEVFFC, encoded by the exons atgGCTGTTCAAGCTCAATACCCATCAAATGTTCACTTTTTTAACAG AACTGTACAAGAACGAAAGAATCCACTTGTCAACGATGATTATTCGTTGCAACCTCAACCTGGTGGAGGATCAATTCTTGATCACACAGAAATGTTATTCAATCCAGTAG TTGGCTCTAATCATTCGtgtaaaagaaaaagagaaatttCCACCACCACTGGTACAACGGTAGCAATGAATCCATTAATGTCGATGCAATCTCAGCCACAACTCATTGACCTCACTCAGCTCCATACACATCAACCAAATGTTGTATCCACCGGCCTCCGTTTAGCTTCCGGAGAAcagctacaacaacaacagcagcacCAATTACAACAACAGTATCagaagcagcagcagcagcaacaacaacaacactctCTTTCTCCTCAATCTTCTCAATCATCAGCCTTCTATTCCATATTAACTGAAGACATGTCCACTATTATCAAACAGCAACGCGATGAAATTGAACAATTCCTCCATGTTCAG AGAGAACAATTGAGACGGACATTAGAGGAGAAAAGGCGGACACACTATCGTGCACTCCTTGTAACCGCCGAGGAAACAATAGCACGACAACTAAAGGAAAAGGAAGCCGAGGTAGAAAAAGCTGTCGGGCGCAACGCGGAGTTAGAGGCGCGTGCAGGGCAGCTGAACGCAGAGGCGCAAGCGTGGCAGCAAAAGGCGAGGACGGAGGAATACACCGCCGCGACGCTGCAGGCACAGCTGCAGCAGGCCATGATCAACGGCGGCGGCGGCGGTGCGTGCAATGCACACGTCCTGGACGAAGCTGAGGATGCTGAGTCGGGTTATATTGACCCGGACCGAGTTGTTGAGTCGACCGGGCCGAGTTGCAAAGGTTGTCGGAAGCGAGTTGCCTCAGTGGTGCTATTGCCGTGTAGGCATTTGTGTGTTTGTACAGATTGTGATGCTGTCGTTCAAACTTGTCCACTCTGTCACTCCATCAGAAGCTCAAGTGTTGAGGTGTTTTTTTGTTAG